A genomic stretch from Helianthus annuus cultivar XRQ/B chromosome 1, HanXRQr2.0-SUNRISE, whole genome shotgun sequence includes:
- the LOC118490627 gene encoding uncharacterized protein LOC118490627 has translation MIDNQMFNVSILTNDGKVGFSAGMDVIISMFQLEVGCYFLFTKGFGHFFYMKVFGKTGVEITYPKLHVDEIEVAPIDVDNEVEEQVHGGVIRFVRTAGDDYFRIPNPVSHMAAS, from the exons ATGATCGACAACCAAATGTTTAACGTTTCCATTTTAACTAATGACGGCAAAGTCGGTTTTTCCGCTGGTATGGATGTAATTATTAGTATGTTTCAGTTGGAGGTTGGTTGTTATTTCTTATTCACCAAAGGATTTGGACATTTTTTCTATATGAAAGTCTTTGGAAAAACCGGGGTTGAAATCACATATCCTAAATTACATGTTGATGAG ATTGAGGTTGCTCCAATAGATGTTGACAATGAAGTTGAAGAACAAGTACATGGTGGTGTTATTCGGTTTGTTCGTACTGCCGGTGATGAttatttt AGAATTCCTAATCCTGTTTCACATATGGCTGCTTCATGA